The window GACATATTACGTATTTTGAAATGAGTAGTTAAATAATTTACAGAGAGTATATTATTTGTTACCCATTTTCAGTctgattaattaatcaagtaaattttaattttttttaatttcatctaCACTTATACCACTTTCAATTCAacccaaaaaattatttacatagCCATCTTATTGTCGATTATGCCCTAGGCACTAGGAATAAATCGGATTATCCattctaaaatatgatataaaataatattactgtacgtaattttgaaaaatcatattattatacaaatatacaaaaaatatgaatttttgtcaTTTTTCACCTATTTAACTCATTTACtttgttagagcaagtccaacagtgtcctggttggagccctaaatataatataaaaaattatgtcctagtagtttagaacatattctactaacttcaactccaacaatgtgccttattttcactatatgtttaatattttattattaaaagttcactttcatcattaaaacataatataaaatagagagagaaagagagtgttggtaagaatttattataaaatatgggataaGGCAAGGAGAGAGAGCCTCTCAAAAATAAGGCTTGAatgggttgtcctagtgatatagggcatcactaggacactgttgaatcaaattttttcatcaaatgccctatattatgacttaggacactaaatagggcagctgttggacttgctcttatgcgGGTCTTCGGGAccaatatttattcaattagatataaaacaatgaaatatttgtttaatgataaaataatatttatttaatatttattaataaatagaaattgTTCAAGAGCATCTACTCTAAATATCTTTACAGCTATATAAAGGTGTACATGGGTATTGTAGTTTGTAGGCGTGAATAATGAAGGGGGTGTCGGTGGTCTAGTTGGTAGGAGGAGTGAATTAGTGGGCCCGTTTCTCTGACTACGTGTGAGTGATCCAGTGGTGCTCTGGTCGGCTCGTTTATTATTTCCTTTGCGGTAGCCCATTTTCGTGGGTCCACATTCACCGTatctttttcatttcataaaaatatttttattaattcaacaacttatattaatacgaaataattaatttttgtctCCAAGTTACATAACGGTGCAACTACTTGCATGAAGATAAAATCCTAAAAACTAACTGtcttatttgtatattttatatttgaactcTATTTGTTGTGGGTAACGTTTCTCTATTGTTTACAGAATTTTCTATAAATTAACGGTTTGGTATATTGTATTCCTGTGTATCTATATTGAGCAATGAGCTAGGAAGAAGTCATGTAGATTTTAATATGCTGTAGGCTGTAGCTCCACGATAAGAATCATTTGCTTAAAGCAACTTTCAAGATTTACCTTATGCAACAGCCAACAAAGAAAGCCTTTCAAGCGGAATAAATCAGATTTTCAACAAGAAACTAATTGTATCAGAGGAAATATACAAGTCATGCAGAAATAAGTGGAGATTCCGATACCTACAGCTTTACTATTTACTCGAAATTTAGAGATCTTACATCGAAAAGGCCTTCATATTATTCATCAATTTCTTTTAGATATCACCAACTTTCACTCTAATTAGAAAGAACTAACAAATGTTTCAGGTGAGCACGATTATATAATCCAACGGTAAaagcttagagcaagtccaataagttatctatatcatgtcctaaactcacatttaagtaatttgtcaaaataatcacctctctccttctttctttgttttttccCATTTTTTCCcactctctctcaaatttattattaaaataatcttacaagaacaaatatagaaattgctattggagttgatACTAAAGTTTGATTACCTAAATCACGGAGACTCACTaagattcattattttatattattaataagtaacgagataggtaacctattggacctATCTCTTATCATTTGTTGTCCAAGTCAGATCATAGGTCCGATTCTAACTAATCTCGAGAAAATCATCAATCGGTTCACCTTTTTGAAATTCGACCTCAGTTCATCTCCCAATACATTTCATCTTAAATCATTAATTTCTTATaaagtacatataaaatatgattttaatatagaataatacaaaacacacacactATAATTTAATGTTTTTTCTGTAAGGCtataatttaatgtttaaaatttgattgaaacaattatttttcaaaattggcTCTTCAGTGAAATAATtatgaataattattattttattataaaaaagtgctgaaatattgcataattttaaatgatttttcaaaacaagcgttgtatatttttgttttaaatatattatatcaaattttgttatttatatttcaaaaaaaattatatactcttATAATAGACTCCCGTTGTATAGtgtcacattatatatatttataaaatattatatataatatataacataaattttgttactgaacttttacatattttaaatatcgTATTCCCAATTACTCATGAGTCATGAGCTCTGAGAATTCCACTCAACCGAAATTTTTGATAGTTAAGAAGGAAAAGATACCCATAGCAGCTAGCCTGGAGGCTCATTGCAGCAGATACAGTATAAATAATACCAAGCCAACTACACCTGGTTATAAACACCTCTTTGTATATTACATACActatataataacatataatatacattctctctctatatattttCCGGTGACCGGAATTTGGGCACTCAATTTTCCAACTACCTCCTGGCATttgcatacacacacacacacacaaacacttgtgtggtgtgtgtgtgtgtattttccCCTTGTGTGTAGATACTGTCGTCTGTCAGTAGATTTGTTTCATCTGGGCTACAATCTTTTTGTCATTGTGTTGTAAAGCTACATTCTTTTTAGCCTTTTGAGTAACAAATCACTTGCTTTCAAGAATTCACACTTATAGAATTCTTGGATCTTGAACAATCAAATAAAGATCAGATCTTTACATTTTTTGGAACCATTGTTTGTGATTTTGGTTTGCTGAGCTGGTGATGATATTCACAAGTTGATTTGGgtaagttttgattttttgagTGTATATAGGAATAGTATGTGTAAGATAGAGAAGAGGGGATATATTGAAATGGGGTTGAAATCATTTGGTGGTGAGGGTAAAAAGGGGATTGACAAGTTTAAGAGTTCAATGGTGTCAAGGTCTAAGATGAAGCTTTGGATGATTAGAGCAACTACTTGCATTTTGTTGTGGACTTGTTTAGTTCAGTTGACAACTTTGAGTGAGATGTGGGGAGCTAGAGTTTTAAAGGGTTGGCCTTCTTGCTTTTCCCATGAATCTGCTACTGCTATGGATGTCATGATCACACCGTCTCTTCCGACTCGAGTTCTTCCACCCAAGAGTGAGTTTTGGTGCTTGTAATATACTAGCATTATGTGCATTTATGGTTGTAATGTCATGTGATTGTGATTTTGTGGTATTGTTTGGAATTCTAGTGAATTTAGTCGAGTTTAAGTGATGATAGAGGAAAGAAAGTGCAATCAGCAAGTTTGGAAAGTTTGCTTTTTCCTTGCAACatcatttattaatttgtttctAATTTGCATCTCTATCACATTATGCTTTGAAAGTGACTGTTTAATTTAGGCTAGAATGCAAGTATATGGTGATATTAGTTATCCAGTATGTGAAATGATAAGGCAGAGGGCTTGATCATTCGCCAGAAATATACCTATTCTTTATCTGGTTATTGCTCCATCTGAAAACTGCAgccattttttgaaatataggtatTTAGTTTTACTTTTAGTGGCTTTTGATGTATAGGATTTTTCCTAAAAAATCTTTTGCCTGCCCAATTGGAATGTCTCGAGGATCTTCTCATCCTACCGTGAATTTGTGAAAACATTTTGTATGCTTTAGTGTAATTGCTTCCTTTCAACTATAGATAAAACCTATCCTACTTTCATCTGTATATTGATTTGATTTAGGTTTTGATTCGATGTGATGGTATTATACAGGGGTGTATAAGAACAATGGCTATTTGATGGTTTCATGCAATGGAGGTCTTAACCAAATGCGTGCAGCGGTGAGTGGACTTAGCTCAGCTCTggtgtaatataatttttcccTTGTATCAGAATTTCTTACATGCTAAGTACATGGTTATGATGCAGATATGCGACATGGTAGCTATAGCAAGATATTTAAATGTTACGCTTATTGTTCCTGAGCTGGATAAAACTTCTTTCTGGGCTGATCCAAGGTTTGCCAGATTATGCTTTCTTTTGACATTAGAAACTAGACACGATTTCAGTATGACTaagctatatttatatatttcttatttcATATGGCATGGCAGTGAGTTTCAGGACATTTTTGATGTCGACCATTTCATTTCATCACTGAGGGATGAGGTTCGTATACTGAAGCAACTGCCTCCCAGAGTTAAGAGGAGAGTGGAACTAGGATTGTTTTACACAATGCCTCCTGTCAGTTGGTCTGACATTTCTTATTATCATAATCAAGTATACCATCTAACTTTGTTCTTGTTAAATCCTATTATTTGTTGGTAAAACTTCTGCTGTTAATTTTAATTGGATTTGTTTCTGGAACTTTCAGATTCTCCCTCTGATCCAGAAATACAAGATTGTGCATCTGAATAGGACTGATGCTCGGCTTGCCAACAATGGTCTGCCACTAGAGATGCAAAAGCTTCGATGCCGAGTAAACTTCGGTGCTCTGAGATTTACTTCTCAAATAGAGGAGTTGGGAAAAAGGGTAATTAAGCTCTTAAGGCAGAATGGTCCTTTCCTTGTACTTCATCTCAGATATGAAATGGACATGTTAGCATTTTCGGGTTGTAACCAGGGATGCAGCAATGAAGAAGTAGATGAGTTGACACGAATGAGGTGGCTTTAAATGCTTATCATCCACAATgcatcatatttattattttgacacTTTTTTTTCACATGTTTAGTACAATGCCTCAACAGATATGCCTACCCATGGTGGAAAGAGAAAATCATAAATTCTGACTTGAAAAGAAAGGATGGTCTATGTCCATTAACCCCCGAGGAAACTGCTCTTACACTGAGGGCACTGGACATTGATCGTGACATCCAAATCTACATTGCCGCTGGAGAGATTTATGGCGGAGAAAAACGAATGGCTAGTCTCACTGCTGCTTATCCAAGAGTGGTTAGTAGAAAATGCAAAGTAAATTTATTCAAGTCAGGATCTCGTTTAAATATATAGTTAAGTGATGCTTCTGTTATTATAGGTCAGGAAGGAAACTCTTTTGGACTCGTCAGACCTTGGATATTTCCAGAATCACTCTTCTCAGATGGCAGCACTCGATTATCTTGTTTCTCTAGAAAGTGATATTTTTGTTCCAACATATGATGGAAACATGGCCAAAGTTGTTGAAGGCCACCGCAGGTACTCATTTTATATCCGGTTTTTATACAAAATATCTGCATGTTTTGTTTGCTCTGTAAGAAAATACTAAGAAATCAactaaaaacttgaaaaaaaaaactctctTGAGTAAAGATTGGCACATTGAATCAACAAACAATTGTAGTTATGTGGTTATAGAGTGCTTTTACTTCTATTCCGGGTTATGAgctttattaatttagttaggTCATGCTGATCACTCAAGAGAGGATAAATCTGATACCTTCTGCATTTTTTGTTCTCTTTCCAGATTCCTTGGTTTCAGAAAGACGATATTATTGGATAGAAAGCTACTAG of the Daucus carota subsp. sativus chromosome 4, DH1 v3.0, whole genome shotgun sequence genome contains:
- the LOC108219365 gene encoding rhamnogalacturonan I rhamnosyltransferase 1 isoform X2 encodes the protein MCKIEKRGYIEMGLKSFGGEGKKGIDKFKSSMVSRSKMKLWMIRATTCILLWTCLVQLTTLSEMWGARVLKGWPSCFSHESATAMDVMITPSLPTRVLPPKRVYKNNGYLMVSCNGGLNQMRAAICDMVAIARYLNVTLIVPELDKTSFWADPSEFQDIFDVDHFISSLRDEVRILKQLPPRVKRRVELGLFYTMPPVSWSDISYYHNQILPLIQKYKIVHLNRTDARLANNGLPLEMQKLRCRVNFGALRFTSQIEELGKRVIKLLRQNGPFLVLHLRYEMDMLAFSGCNQGCSNEEVDELTRMRYAYPWWKEKIINSDLKRKDGLCPLTPEETALTLRALDIDRDIQIYIAAGEIYGGEKRMASLTAAYPRVVRKETLLDSSDLGYFQNHSSQMAALDYLVSLESDIFVPTYDGNMAKVVEGHRRFLGFRKTILLDRKLLVDLIDQYNHGSLNWDEFSSAVKEAHSDRMGNPTKRLVIPDRPKEEDYFYANPDECLQSSEMSEERLEIL
- the LOC108219365 gene encoding rhamnogalacturonan I rhamnosyltransferase 1 isoform X1 — protein: MCKIEKRGYIEMGLKSFGGEGKKGIDKFKSSMVSRSKMKLWMIRATTCILLWTCLVQLTTLSEMWGARVLKGWPSCFSHESATAMDVMITPSLPTRVLPPKRVYKNNGYLMVSCNGGLNQMRAAICDMVAIARYLNVTLIVPELDKTSFWADPRFARLCFLLTLETRHDFSMTKLYLYISYFIWHGSEFQDIFDVDHFISSLRDEVRILKQLPPRVKRRVELGLFYTMPPVSWSDISYYHNQILPLIQKYKIVHLNRTDARLANNGLPLEMQKLRCRVNFGALRFTSQIEELGKRVIKLLRQNGPFLVLHLRYEMDMLAFSGCNQGCSNEEVDELTRMRYAYPWWKEKIINSDLKRKDGLCPLTPEETALTLRALDIDRDIQIYIAAGEIYGGEKRMASLTAAYPRVVRKETLLDSSDLGYFQNHSSQMAALDYLVSLESDIFVPTYDGNMAKVVEGHRRFLGFRKTILLDRKLLVDLIDQYNHGSLNWDEFSSAVKEAHSDRMGNPTKRLVIPDRPKEEDYFYANPDECLQSSEMSEERLEIL